From Bradyrhizobium symbiodeficiens, the proteins below share one genomic window:
- a CDS encoding NAD-dependent malic enzyme: MALLRDPLLNKGTAFTEAEREALGLRGLLPPCVLTMETQAQRVLTNLRTLPTDLEKYVALNALHDRNEALFFRVVVDNIDEIQPIIYTPTVGLACQKYGLIFQRPRGMFISSRDRGQIAELLKNWPYQAKLIVVTDGERILGLGDLGANGMGIPVGKLSLYSACAGVHPEACLPVVLDVGTNNEELLNDPYYLGLRERRLTGEAYDSFVDEFMQAARKTFPGVLIQFEDFANHSAFKLLHKYRDEACVFNDDIQGTAAVALAGLFSALRVNGGKLKDQRILFLGAGEAATGIADLVVSAMMAEGASEAEALRRNWLVDSRGLVVGSREGLHGHKLRYAHSDQAPIADFLTAIKTLKPTAIIGVAAVGGAFTPEVLKTMAELNEQPIVFALSNPTSKAECSAEDAYRYTEGRALFACGSPYDPVKLNGRSFVPRQGNNSYIFPGVGLGVIASGSKLVTDEMFMAAAHTLADCVGKEDLAQGSLYPALPRIREVSIRIAAAVADVAYQRGLADGPAPNDVKALVQSQMYEPHY, from the coding sequence ATGGCGCTGCTGCGCGATCCCCTGCTCAACAAGGGCACCGCCTTCACGGAAGCGGAGCGCGAGGCCCTCGGCCTGCGCGGCCTGTTGCCGCCTTGCGTGCTGACGATGGAGACGCAGGCGCAGCGCGTCCTCACCAATCTGCGCACGCTGCCCACGGACCTGGAAAAATACGTCGCGCTGAACGCGCTGCATGACCGCAACGAGGCGCTGTTCTTCCGCGTCGTCGTCGACAATATCGACGAGATCCAGCCGATCATCTACACCCCGACGGTCGGGCTGGCCTGCCAGAAATACGGCCTGATCTTCCAGCGGCCGCGCGGCATGTTCATCTCCTCGCGCGACCGCGGCCAGATCGCCGAGCTGCTGAAGAACTGGCCCTATCAGGCCAAGCTGATCGTCGTCACCGACGGCGAGCGCATCCTGGGGCTTGGCGATCTCGGCGCCAACGGCATGGGGATTCCCGTCGGCAAGCTGTCGCTTTATTCGGCCTGCGCCGGCGTGCATCCGGAAGCCTGCCTGCCTGTCGTGCTCGACGTCGGCACCAACAACGAAGAGCTGCTGAACGATCCCTATTATCTCGGCCTGCGCGAGCGGCGGCTGACCGGCGAAGCCTACGACAGCTTCGTCGACGAATTCATGCAAGCCGCGCGAAAGACCTTTCCGGGCGTGCTGATCCAGTTCGAGGATTTCGCCAATCATTCGGCGTTCAAGCTGCTGCACAAATATCGCGATGAAGCCTGCGTCTTCAACGACGACATCCAGGGCACCGCGGCGGTGGCGCTGGCCGGCCTGTTCTCGGCGCTGCGTGTCAATGGCGGCAAGCTGAAGGATCAGCGCATCCTGTTTCTCGGCGCAGGAGAGGCCGCGACCGGCATCGCCGATCTCGTGGTCTCTGCCATGATGGCGGAGGGCGCCTCGGAAGCCGAAGCACTCCGGCGCAACTGGCTGGTGGATTCCCGCGGACTCGTCGTCGGCAGTCGCGAAGGCCTCCACGGTCACAAGCTCCGCTATGCCCATTCCGACCAGGCGCCGATCGCCGACTTCCTCACCGCGATCAAGACGCTCAAGCCGACGGCGATCATCGGCGTTGCCGCGGTTGGTGGCGCCTTCACGCCCGAGGTGCTCAAGACGATGGCCGAGCTCAACGAGCAGCCGATCGTGTTCGCGCTCTCCAACCCGACCTCGAAGGCGGAATGCTCGGCGGAGGATGCCTATCGCTACACCGAAGGGCGCGCGCTGTTCGCCTGCGGCAGCCCGTATGATCCGGTCAAGCTCAACGGCCGCAGCTTCGTGCCGCGCCAGGGCAACAACTCCTACATCTTCCCCGGCGTCGGCCTCGGCGTGATCGCCAGCGGCTCGAAGCTGGTGACCGACGAGATGTTCATGGCGGCGGCCCACACGCTCGCCGATTGCGTCGGCAAGGAGGATCTTGCGCAGGGCAGCCTCTATCCGGCCCTGCCGCGCATCCGCGAGGTCTCGATCCGCATCGCCGCGGCCGTTGCCGACGTCGCCTATCAACGCGGGCTCGCCGACGGACCCGCGCCCAACGACGTCAAGGCTCTCGTTCAGTCGCAGATGTACGAGCCGCATTACTGA
- a CDS encoding mechanosensitive ion channel domain-containing protein: MSHKLAPALLAALFLAISSLSAVSAETPRPATNNAAALSPDEARRALETLQDDKKRTQMIDTLRVIANASGQQQPAPPAPEQKSPIPLSADGLGAQLLLTVSEEIGDISSQIASVARTITHFPAFYYWIVRTANDPAAYNLLIEIAWKLALVVGCGLAAEWVLFRLIRRPVAFLEGRVPQTAHLPAQVLPIADPPSSVADVTPAPELSKRRHSLARAWQIVLRLPFVLGRFLLELLPVLVFVGVATALIGTELGEPTTVRLVILAVVNAYAFSRGLICLVRALAGPFGLFPVRAETAAYVEIWARRIVGVGVSGIAFANVALLLGLHRAGYAALLRMVMLVVHLFVVVIILQCRRQVAEAIRAPADRQGIAARLRNRIAGGWHYLAIALDLALWAVWALNIRNGYSLLLQYFVGTIAVALITRVAIVLTLSLIDRGFRIRPEILQRFPGLEIRANRYLPLLRRIVSGVIAFIGFVAVLEVWGVDAIVWFYGGQIGSRLISAVVTIGLAVLVAAAIWEAGNALLDRQINTLSRDGHYARAARLRTFQPMLRTALLCLIATVVGLTALSEIGVNVAPLLAGAGIVGIAIGFGSQKLVQDLITGLFLLLENTVQVGDNVSVSGLSGVVENVSIRTIRLRAGDGAVHIVPFSAVTTITNASRGAGNASVSVNVAYKEDTDRAGQILKDIVEEMRREPEFRPLIRGDLDLWGIDKVDGAMVSIVGQIRCTEAGRWPVQREFNRRMKLRFQQNGINVASATQTILMHIAPPADSAANLTPRRAAG; the protein is encoded by the coding sequence GTGTCGCATAAGCTTGCCCCGGCGCTCCTCGCCGCTCTCTTCCTCGCGATCTCCTCTCTCTCAGCTGTCAGCGCCGAAACGCCTCGGCCGGCGACGAACAATGCCGCCGCGCTGTCGCCCGACGAAGCCAGGCGCGCGCTGGAGACGCTTCAGGACGACAAGAAGCGGACGCAGATGATCGATACGCTGCGGGTGATCGCCAATGCGTCCGGTCAGCAGCAGCCTGCGCCGCCCGCGCCCGAGCAGAAGTCGCCGATCCCGCTCTCGGCCGACGGTCTCGGTGCGCAGCTCCTGCTTACGGTGTCGGAGGAGATCGGCGACATTTCGAGCCAGATCGCCAGCGTGGCGCGGACGATCACGCATTTCCCGGCGTTCTATTACTGGATCGTGCGGACTGCGAATGATCCCGCGGCCTATAACCTTCTGATCGAGATCGCCTGGAAGCTTGCATTGGTGGTGGGTTGCGGGCTCGCGGCCGAATGGGTGCTGTTCCGCCTGATCCGTCGCCCGGTTGCCTTCCTGGAGGGACGCGTGCCGCAAACCGCGCATCTGCCCGCGCAGGTGCTGCCGATTGCCGATCCGCCGTCGTCGGTTGCCGATGTCACCCCTGCGCCCGAACTGAGCAAGCGGCGTCACAGCCTCGCGCGCGCCTGGCAGATCGTGCTGCGGCTGCCTTTCGTGCTGGGGCGCTTCCTCCTCGAACTCCTTCCCGTACTCGTCTTTGTGGGCGTTGCCACGGCGCTGATCGGCACCGAGCTCGGCGAGCCCACGACGGTTCGCCTCGTGATCCTCGCCGTCGTCAACGCTTATGCGTTCTCGCGCGGGCTCATCTGCCTGGTTCGGGCGCTGGCCGGACCCTTCGGCCTGTTCCCGGTGCGGGCCGAAACCGCGGCTTATGTCGAGATCTGGGCCCGCCGCATCGTCGGCGTCGGCGTCTCCGGCATCGCCTTTGCCAATGTGGCGCTGCTGCTCGGTCTGCATCGTGCCGGCTATGCCGCGCTGCTGCGCATGGTGATGCTGGTGGTGCACCTCTTCGTCGTCGTCATCATCCTGCAATGCCGCCGGCAGGTTGCCGAAGCGATCCGGGCGCCGGCCGACCGGCAGGGCATCGCCGCGCGCCTGCGCAACCGCATCGCTGGCGGCTGGCATTATCTTGCCATTGCGCTCGATCTCGCGCTATGGGCGGTGTGGGCGCTCAACATCCGCAACGGCTATTCGCTGCTGCTGCAATATTTCGTCGGCACCATCGCAGTCGCCCTGATCACCCGCGTCGCCATCGTACTGACGCTGAGCCTGATCGACCGCGGCTTCCGCATCAGGCCGGAGATCCTGCAGCGATTTCCGGGCCTGGAGATCCGCGCCAACCGCTATCTGCCGCTGCTGCGCAGAATTGTCTCCGGCGTGATCGCCTTCATCGGCTTCGTCGCCGTGCTCGAAGTCTGGGGTGTGGATGCCATCGTCTGGTTCTATGGCGGCCAGATCGGTAGCCGGCTGATCTCGGCCGTGGTGACGATCGGCCTCGCCGTGTTGGTTGCTGCCGCGATCTGGGAGGCCGGCAACGCGCTGCTGGACCGCCAGATCAACACGCTGTCACGGGACGGGCACTATGCGCGCGCTGCCCGCCTGCGCACCTTCCAGCCGATGCTGCGCACCGCGCTGCTGTGCCTGATCGCCACCGTCGTCGGCCTCACCGCGCTGAGCGAGATCGGTGTCAACGTCGCGCCGCTTTTGGCGGGCGCCGGCATCGTCGGTATTGCCATCGGCTTCGGCTCGCAGAAGCTGGTGCAGGATCTCATCACCGGGCTGTTCCTGCTGCTGGAGAACACGGTCCAGGTCGGCGACAATGTCAGCGTGTCCGGGCTTTCGGGCGTGGTCGAGAATGTTTCCATTCGAACGATTCGCCTGCGCGCAGGCGACGGCGCGGTGCACATCGTGCCGTTCAGCGCGGTCACGACCATCACCAATGCCAGCCGCGGAGCCGGCAACGCCTCGGTCAGCGTCAACGTCGCCTACAAGGAAGACACCGATCGAGCCGGCCAGATCCTCAAGGACATCGTCGAGGAGATGCGCCGCGAGCCCGAATTCCGGCCCCTGATCCGCGGCGACCTCGATCTCTGGGGCATCGACAAGGTCGATGGCGCGATGGTGTCGATCGTCGGCCAGATCCGCTGCACCGAAGCCGGGCGCTGGCCGGTCCAGCGCGAATTCAATCGCCGCATGAAGCTGCGCTTCCAGCAGAACGGCATCAATGTCGCGTCCGCGACCCAGACCATCCTGATGCACATCGCGCCGCCGGCCGATAGCGCCGCCAATCTGACGCCGCGGCGCGCGGCCGGCTGA
- a CDS encoding MBL fold metallo-hydrolase: protein MKISICLTVLTAIVAGLGPAAAQNPPQTSTKKVDGTDNVYVFRYGGHQSIFIVTPQGVIATDPIAYLRPAKPYIDAIKAVTDKPIKYVVYSHHHYDHIAGGQPFKDLGATFIAHRRTKERFLELKKQKSLLADVVMPDQVVDDKKSITLGGTTLELNYVGRNHSDNSLVMRLPKEKIVFVVDFAPIEQVQFRNIPDNASPLEYIASLKKLASLDWERMIPGHPYAGGRFGTKKDIEDDIAYMEDLSTEVKKAADSGKCFDTAMKEVKLPKYEKWANYETALPANIERFCYWWARGY from the coding sequence ATGAAGATATCGATTTGCCTCACCGTACTCACGGCAATCGTTGCCGGACTTGGACCCGCTGCTGCGCAAAATCCTCCGCAGACCTCGACCAAGAAGGTCGACGGCACCGACAACGTCTACGTCTTCCGCTATGGCGGCCATCAATCGATCTTCATCGTGACGCCGCAGGGCGTGATCGCGACCGACCCGATCGCCTATTTGCGTCCAGCCAAGCCCTATATCGATGCGATCAAGGCAGTCACCGACAAGCCGATCAAATACGTCGTCTACAGCCACCACCACTACGACCACATCGCCGGCGGCCAGCCCTTCAAGGATCTCGGCGCCACCTTCATCGCGCACCGGCGGACCAAGGAGCGTTTCCTCGAGCTGAAGAAGCAGAAATCGCTGCTCGCCGATGTCGTGATGCCGGACCAGGTGGTGGACGACAAGAAGAGCATCACGCTCGGCGGCACCACCCTGGAGCTGAACTATGTCGGCCGCAACCATTCCGACAATTCGCTCGTGATGCGCCTACCGAAGGAGAAGATCGTCTTCGTGGTCGACTTCGCACCGATCGAGCAGGTCCAGTTCCGCAACATCCCCGACAACGCCTCGCCGCTGGAATACATCGCCTCGCTGAAGAAGCTGGCGTCACTCGACTGGGAGCGGATGATCCCCGGCCATCCCTATGCCGGCGGCCGCTTCGGCACCAAGAAGGACATCGAGGACGATATCGCCTACATGGAGGATCTCTCCACCGAGGTGAAGAAGGCCGCAGATAGCGGCAAGTGCTTCGACACCGCAATGAAGGAAGTGAAGCTGCCGAAGT